The Pseudomonas sp. FP2309 genome has a window encoding:
- a CDS encoding ABC transporter substrate-binding protein: protein MNTRIALSCLSLALLASTAHAAPTLYLGMNGGTMERVYADKVLPAFEKANNVKVVIVPGTSSDILAKVQANKDNPQMHVMFLDDGIMYRAISMGLCDKLAASTPLEQIPAKARIKDQAVAVTLGVTGLGYNAKMFKEKGWAAPTSWMDLADPRFKDKVVFQSLASSTFGLHGFLMFNRLQGGDETNVEPGFKAWPKTVGPNVLEYIASSAKISEMVQTDEAAIFPLTPTQVATQKLLGVPMEYAQPKEGAVVLNVAECVIARNDQPELAQKLAAFLLTAEAQAPALEEGDQIPSNPTTPTTDKTRARVEAMQGYLQTAISIDWDQVNQARPGWNARWSRSIER from the coding sequence ATGAACACACGTATTGCGCTGTCCTGCTTGTCCCTCGCCCTGCTCGCGTCTACCGCCCATGCCGCACCAACGCTGTACCTGGGCATGAACGGCGGCACCATGGAACGGGTCTACGCCGACAAAGTGCTGCCGGCGTTCGAAAAGGCCAATAACGTCAAGGTGGTGATCGTGCCCGGCACCTCGTCGGACATTCTCGCCAAGGTCCAGGCCAACAAAGACAACCCACAGATGCATGTCATGTTCCTCGACGACGGCATCATGTACCGCGCCATCTCCATGGGCCTGTGCGATAAGCTCGCCGCCAGCACGCCCCTGGAGCAGATCCCGGCCAAAGCCAGGATCAAGGACCAAGCCGTGGCGGTGACCCTGGGCGTCACTGGCCTGGGGTATAACGCCAAGATGTTCAAGGAAAAAGGCTGGGCCGCGCCCACCTCATGGATGGACCTGGCCGACCCGCGCTTCAAGGACAAAGTAGTGTTCCAGTCCCTGGCCTCCTCCACCTTTGGTCTGCACGGTTTCCTGATGTTCAACCGCCTCCAGGGCGGCGATGAAACCAACGTGGAACCGGGCTTCAAGGCCTGGCCGAAAACCGTCGGCCCCAATGTGCTGGAATACATCGCCAGTTCGGCGAAGATCTCTGAGATGGTGCAGACCGACGAAGCCGCGATCTTCCCGCTGACGCCAACTCAAGTCGCCACCCAAAAGCTGTTGGGCGTGCCGATGGAATACGCGCAACCCAAAGAAGGCGCGGTGGTGCTTAACGTGGCCGAGTGCGTGATCGCCCGTAACGACCAGCCGGAACTGGCGCAAAAGCTCGCAGCCTTCCTGCTCACCGCAGAGGCCCAGGCGCCGGCATTGGAGGAAGGTGACCAGATCCCGTCCAACCCGACCACGCCCACCACCGACAAGACCCGCGCACGGGTTGAAGCGATGCAGGGTTACTTGCAAACGGCGATTTCGATTGATTGGGACCAGGTGAACCAGGCACGGCCGGGGTGGAATGCGCGGTGGAGCCGGTCGATTGAGCGGTAG